One Melanotaenia boesemani isolate fMelBoe1 chromosome 8, fMelBoe1.pri, whole genome shotgun sequence DNA segment encodes these proteins:
- the LOC121644255 gene encoding UDP-glucuronosyltransferase 1A1-like: MRKATVLVFLLLNMATQVSGGGDKKIGLVAEKSRPGRRENSREAKESDSIPAGDSVSSVFLGKLLVVPMDGSRWVGIKAIAQEMGRRGHRVTVVMPEVSLQMGPGDNYSTLFYPVPYDKAFIDSLTSMHMDMMQKSSQSFIQKIKKRISQVQNMTSFMHITAESLLFNDSLISHLAMQGFHAVLTDPIAPTGSLIARKFGIPTINLLRGIPCSLDMKAAGCPSPASYVPQFFSGYTDRMSFKESVINTLVSLVEPLFCRLLYWKFDNIAYQFLEEEVGVAEVLSESDIWLQRIDFTLEFPRPLMPNIILVGGINCNMRNPLSQNLESWVSGKHGFVVFTLGSMVSDMPEDITSIFIEAFRQIPQKVIWRYTGKVPGNISDNVKIMKWVPQNDLLAHPGARAFITHAGSHGVFEGLCHAVPMVMVPVNGDQIDNAEKIASRGAGIVLDITSVTTEIIIQGLNEVINDTRYKENMEKLSSLHKDRPIEPLDLSVYWTEFVMRHKGAKHLKAAVHDLNWFQYFCLDVLALMAAVVLVFVILLTKCMKVCFQKLGRKRKQD; the protein is encoded by the exons ATGAGGAAAGCAACAGTTTTAGTGTTTTTGCTGCTTAACATGGCCACACAAGTGAGTGGTGGAGGAGATAAGAAAATAGGATTGGTGGCAGAAAAGTCTAGAccaggaagaagagaaaactcAAGAGAGGCAAAAGAAAGTGACTCCATTCCTGCAGGTGACAGTGTTTCATCTGTTTTCTTAGGTAAACTGCTGGTGGTGCCGATGGATGGGAGTCGTTGGGTGGGCATTAAAGCCATTGCCCAGGAAATGGGTCGACGTGGACACAGGGTTACTGTGGTGATGCCGGAGGTCAGCTTACAGATGGGCCCAGGGGATAActacagcactttgttttatCCAGTTCCATATGACAAGGCTTTTATTGACTCTTTGACCTCCATGCATATGGACATGATGCAAAAATCTTCACAGTCATTCATTCAGAAGATAAAAAAGAGGATCTCCCAGGTTCAAAACATGACCAGCTTTATGCATATCACTGCAGAGAGCCTGCTGTTCAATGACAGCCTCATCTCACATCTGGCAATGCAG GGTTTTCATGCAGTTTTGACGGATCCCATTGCTCCAACAGGTTCATTAATAGCTCGGAAATTTG GTATTCCCACTATTAATCTGCTGAGGGGCATTCCTTGTTCTCTAGACATGAAGGCTGCAGGCTGTCCCTCTCCGGCCTCGTACGTGCCTCAGTTTTTTAGTGGATACACAGACAGAATGAGCTTCAAGGAAAGCGTGATCAACACCTTG GTGAGTTTAGTGGAGCCACTTTTCTGTCGACTGCTGTACTGGAAGTTTGATAATATAGCCTATCAATTTCTGGAAGAAGAGGTGGGCGTAGCTGAGGTGCTGTCAGAATCTGATATCTGGCTGCAGAG GATTGACTTCACACTGGAGTTCCCCCGTCCCCTCATGCCAAATATAATTCTAGTTGGTGGAATCAACTGCAACATGAGAAATCCTCTTTCCCAA AATTTAGAGTCGTGGGTTTCAGGAAAGCACGGCTTTGTAGTCTTCACTCTGGGCTCCATGGTGTCAGATATGCCCGAAGACATCACCTCCATCTTTATAGAAGCTTTCAGACAGATTCCacagaag GTCATATGGAGGTACACTGGGAAGGTTCCTGGGAACATCTCAGATAATGTGAAGATAATGAAATGGGTGCCACAAAATGACCTACTAG CCCATCCTGGAGCACGAGCTTTCATCACTCATGCTGGCTCGCATGGTGTGTTTGAGGGTTTGTGTCATGCTGTCCCCATGGTGATGGTGCCAGTTAATGGGGACCAGATTGATAATGCAGAGAAAATAGCGAGCAGAGGAGCAGGAATCGTATTGGATATAACTTCTGTCACCACAGAAATAATAATTCAAGGACTGAATGAAGTCATCAATGACACCAG GTACAAGGAAAACATGGAGAAGTTGTCATCTCTTCATAAAGACCGGCCGATTGAACCACTCGACCTTTCAGTGTACTGGACAGAATTTGTGATGCGACACAAAGGGGCAAAGCACCTGAAAGCTGCTGTCCATGATCTCAACTGGTTCCAGTACTTCTGCCTGGATGTTTTGGCACTAATGGCTGCTGTGGTGCTGGTTTTTGTAATACTGCTGACAAAATGCATGAAAGTATGCTTCCAGAAACTTGGTAGGAAGAGGAAACAGGACTAA
- the LOC121644260 gene encoding UDP-glucuronosyltransferase 1A1-like, with protein sequence MRKAVVIVFFSLSVVVEVSGAADKTRGSVKENLTLEKAKEAKQADPVPANDSISSPFLGKLLVVPMDGSHWVGIKAIAQEMGRRGHQVTVVIPEFSMRMGPGKHYNTITYPVPYDQAFIDYLLSLNKDLLKKSTEPFLERIQSKFSQFQRIFNFIHITAEKLLFNTSLISYLEQQNFDAVLTDPVIPTGSLIARKLGIPTINLLRALPCGLDMKAAGCPSPNSYVPRLFTGYTDKMNFRERLINTLVSLVEPLFCRLLYWKFDDTAYQILEEEVGIAEVLSESDIWLQRIDFTLEFPRPLMPNVILVGGINCNVRNPLSQDLESWVSGKHGFVVFTLGSTMSDMPEEITSIFIEAFRQIPQKVIWRYTGKVPGNISDNVKIMKWVPQNDLLAHPGARAFITHAGSHGVFEGLCHAVPMVMVPVNGDQIDNAEKIASRGAGIVLDITSVTTEIIIQGLNEVINDTRYKENMEKLSSLHKDRPIEPLDLSVYWTEFVMRHKGAKHLKAAVHGLNWFQYFCLDVLALMAAVVLVFVILLTKCMKVCFQKLGRKRKQD encoded by the exons atGAGAAAAGCAGTAGTGATTGTGTTTTTCAGCCTCTCTGTGGTTGTGGAGGTGAGTGGTGCTGCAGATAAGACAAGAGGATCTGTGAAAGAAAACCTTACACTAGAGAAGGCAAAAGAAGCCAAACAAGCTGACCCCGTTCCTGCAAACGACAGCATTTCATCACCTTTTTTAGGTAAACTGCTGGTGGTGCCCATGGATGGGAGCCACTGGGTGGGCATAAAAGCCATTGCCCAGGAAATGGGTCGACGTGGACACCAGGTTACTGTGGTGATACCAGAATTTAGCATGAGGATGGGCCCAGGGAAACACTACAACACCATTACCTATCCAGTCCCTTATGACCAGGCTTTCATTGACTATTTGTTGTCTCTGAACAAGGACTTATTGAAGAAATCTACAGAGCCGTTTTTGGAGAGGATACAGTCAAAATTCTCTCAATTCCAAAGGATTTTCAATTTTATACACATCACCGCAGAGAAACTACTGTTCAACACCAGTCTCATCTCATATCTGGAGCAGCAG aaCTTTGATGCTGTTTTGACAGACCCTGTGATACCGACAGGTTCCTTAATAGCTCGGAAATTAG GCATCCCCACCATTAATCTGCTGAGGGCCCTTCCATGTGGTCTGGATATGAAGGCTGCAGGTTGCCCCTCCCCAAACTCATATGTGCCTCGGCTTTTTACTGGATACACAGACAAAATGAACTTCAGGGAGAGACTTATCAACACTTTG GTGAGTTTAGTGGAGCCACTTTTCTGTCGACTGCTGTACTGGAAGTTTGACGATACAGCCTATCAGATCCTGGAAGAAGAGGTGGGCATAGCAGAAGTGCTGTCAGAATCTGATATCTGGCTGCAGAG GATTGACTTCACACTGGAGTTCCCCCGTCCCCTCATGCCAAATGTAATCCTAGTTGGAGGAATCAACTGCAACGTGAGAAATCCTCTTTCCCAA GATTTAGAGTCGTGGGTTTCAGGAAAGCACGGCTTTGTAGTCTTTACTCTGGGCTCCACAATGTCAGATATGCCAGAAGAGATCACCTCCATCTTTATAGAAGCTTTCAGACAGATTCCacagaag GTCATATGGAGGTACACTGGGAAGGTTCCTGGGAACATCTCAGATAATGTGAAGATAATGAAATGGGTGCCACAAAATGACCTACTAG CCCATCCTGGAGCACGAGCTTTCATCACTCATGCTGGCTCGCATGGTGTGTTTGAGGGTTTGTGTCATGCTGTCCCCATGGTGATGGTGCCAGTTAATGGGGACCAGATTGATAATGCAGAGAAAATAGCGAGCAGAGGAGCAGGAATCGTATTGGATATAACTTCTGTCACCACAGAAATAATAATTCAAGGACTGAATGAAGTCATCAATGACACCAG GTACAAGGAAAACATGGAGAAGTTGTCATCTCTTCATAAAGACCGGCCGATTGAACCACTCGACCTTTCAGTGTACTGGACAGAATTTGTGATGCGACACAAAGGGGCAAAGCACCTGAAAGCTGCTGTCCATGGTCTCAACTGGTTCCAGTACTTCTGCCTGGATGTTTTGGCACTAATGGCTGCTGTGGTGCTGGTTTTTGTAATACTGTTGACAAAATGCATGAAAGTATGCTTCCAGAAACTTGGTAGGAAGAGGAAGCAGGACTAA